The proteins below come from a single Kitasatospora sp. NBC_00315 genomic window:
- a CDS encoding DUF302 domain-containing protein, whose amino-acid sequence MDYGIPLTLDLPFAEAVEQVRTALAEQGFGILTEIDVQATLRAKLGEEIEEYVILGACNPALAHRALQVDRRIGLLLPCNVVVRAADGRTVVEVMDPQLMVRVTEQPALEAVADEAAGRLRAALDALAG is encoded by the coding sequence ATGGACTACGGCATTCCCCTCACCCTCGACCTGCCCTTCGCCGAGGCAGTCGAGCAGGTACGCACCGCACTCGCCGAGCAGGGCTTCGGCATCCTCACCGAGATCGACGTCCAGGCCACCCTGCGGGCCAAGCTCGGCGAGGAGATCGAGGAGTACGTCATCCTCGGCGCCTGCAACCCGGCGCTGGCCCACCGCGCCCTCCAGGTGGACCGGCGTATCGGGCTGCTGCTGCCGTGCAATGTCGTGGTACGTGCGGCCGACGGGCGCACCGTCGTCGAGGTCATGGACCCGCAACTGATGGTCCGGGTCACCGAGCAGCCGGCACTCGAAGCCGTGGCCGACGAGGCCGCCGGCCGGCTGCGCGCCGCGCTGGACGCCCTCGCCGGCTGA
- a CDS encoding HAMP domain-containing protein: MSAVRATGPGARRCREADEGFQRGDDAQPAGGLLAAEPVGDFRQPGGAVVLARSTTPLDTRIAVTWAWIALIGVGGLAASALVSVWLARWVGRPLTALDTAAQHLGEGELGERAAVTGGPPEVRRLAATFNTMAARTEALIHGHQAVVADVSHQLRTPLTALRLRLDLLAAAPKALHRSCWPRRRRRSRGSPDWWTACWRSRESSRRCPGR, from the coding sequence GTGAGCGCCGTTCGGGCGACGGGGCCCGGCGCGCGGCGGTGTCGCGAAGCCGATGAGGGCTTCCAGAGGGGCGACGATGCGCAGCCAGCCGGTGGTCTGCTGGCCGCCGAACCGGTCGGGGACTTCCGCCAGCCGGGCGGCGCGGTCGTGCTGGCCAGGTCCACCACGCCGCTGGACACCCGGATCGCCGTCACGTGGGCGTGGATCGCGCTGATCGGCGTGGGTGGTCTTGCCGCGTCGGCCCTGGTGTCGGTGTGGCTGGCGCGGTGGGTGGGTCGCCCGCTGACGGCGCTGGACACCGCCGCGCAGCACCTGGGTGAGGGCGAGCTGGGGGAGCGGGCCGCCGTCACGGGCGGGCCGCCGGAGGTGCGCAGGCTCGCCGCCACCTTCAACACGATGGCAGCCCGCACCGAAGCGCTGATCCACGGCCACCAGGCCGTCGTCGCCGACGTCTCCCACCAGTTGCGCACACCCCTGACGGCCCTGCGCCTGCGGCTGGACCTGCTCGCCGCCGCCCCGAAGGCACTGCACCGGAGCTGCTGGCCTCGGCGCAGGAGGAGGTCGCGCGGCTCTCCCGACTGGTGGACGGCCTGCTGGCGGTCGCGCGAGTCGAGCAGGCGGTGCCCCGGCCGGTAG
- a CDS encoding rhodanese-like domain-containing protein, whose protein sequence is MVREVDIEVLAAARVQGVLVLDVREAFEFAAGHVPGARWVPLGMLARGLVDLPRDRTVMVICASGNRSRIGAELLGCAGFDAASVLGGTAEWSPSGRDLAA, encoded by the coding sequence ATGGTTCGGGAAGTCGACATCGAGGTGTTGGCCGCCGCACGGGTGCAGGGTGTGCTGGTGCTCGACGTGCGCGAGGCGTTCGAGTTCGCCGCGGGGCATGTGCCCGGCGCACGCTGGGTCCCGCTGGGCATGCTCGCGAGGGGCCTTGTCGATCTGCCTCGCGACCGCACCGTCATGGTGATCTGCGCTTCCGGCAACCGGAGCCGGATCGGAGCCGAACTGCTCGGCTGTGCCGGCTTCGACGCCGCCTCCGTCCTGGGCGGGACTGCAGAGTGGTCGCCCTCCGGCCGCGATCTCGCCGCCTGA
- a CDS encoding TetR/AcrR family transcriptional regulator: protein MPKINASTVAEHRAQQREALIGAAIDILVNEGAAAVTPAAVGARAGLARSSVYQYFDSSAALLATITEEAFRRSNEALTRAMATANGPLERVEAFFGESLRLGAEGAHRPAVALMNAGLPPACQQRLMELHLEQVEPFRAAVRELGAPEPALTADLIAGMLHTALAAVENGTPLDTVTQRTLALVRRCLTPADGTARLSRAGH from the coding sequence ATGCCGAAGATCAACGCCTCCACCGTCGCCGAGCACCGCGCCCAGCAACGCGAGGCGCTGATCGGGGCGGCGATCGACATCCTGGTCAACGAGGGCGCCGCCGCCGTCACACCGGCGGCGGTCGGCGCCCGCGCGGGCCTGGCCCGCTCCAGCGTCTACCAGTACTTCGACTCCTCGGCGGCCCTCCTGGCCACCATCACGGAGGAAGCCTTCCGGCGCTCCAACGAGGCACTCACCCGCGCCATGGCCACCGCGAACGGCCCGCTGGAACGCGTCGAGGCGTTCTTCGGGGAAAGCCTCCGCCTCGGCGCCGAGGGCGCACACCGGCCCGCTGTCGCCCTCATGAACGCCGGCCTTCCTCCGGCCTGCCAGCAGCGGCTGATGGAACTCCACCTGGAACAGGTCGAACCGTTCCGCGCCGCCGTCCGGGAGCTCGGCGCTCCCGAGCCCGCGCTCACGGCCGACCTGATCGCCGGAATGCTGCACACCGCCCTGGCCGCCGTCGAGAACGGCACCCCTCTCGATACGGTCACACAGCGCACCCTCGCCCTCGTGCGCCGCTGCCTCACCCCGGCCGACGGCACGGCTCGCCTGTCGCGAGCAGGGCACTGA
- a CDS encoding metal-sensitive transcriptional regulator, with protein sequence MQVDDDAVGAVLNRLRRAQGQLAGVIAMIEAGRECKDIVTQLAAVSRALDRAGFKIVASGMRQCMAAADGDTPPMSEAELEKLFLALA encoded by the coding sequence ATGCAGGTCGACGACGACGCGGTCGGCGCGGTCCTCAACCGCCTTCGCCGCGCGCAAGGTCAGCTCGCCGGCGTCATTGCGATGATCGAGGCCGGGCGCGAGTGCAAGGACATCGTGACCCAGTTGGCCGCCGTCTCCCGCGCTCTCGACCGGGCCGGATTCAAGATCGTGGCCAGTGGCATGCGCCAGTGCATGGCCGCTGCCGACGGCGACACGCCACCGATGAGCGAGGCCGAACTCGAAAAGCTCTTCCTCGCCCTGGCCTGA
- a CDS encoding response regulator: MSHILVVDDEPQMLRVLKINLHARHYSVLTAATGAEALDLAGQEFPEAVLLDLGLPDLDGMDIIRGLRAWSTVPIIVISGRDSPTEKIKALDAGADDYLTKPFVVEELMARLRAVLRRPPGEVAPTRAVIGGHEVDVAAATVTGPDGPVRLTPTEWKILAMLVASPGRLVPGREILREVWGPEQEEHSNYLRVYLATLRRKLEPDPARPRYLITEPRIGYRYQP; this comes from the coding sequence ATGAGCCACATCCTCGTCGTCGACGACGAGCCCCAGATGCTTCGCGTCCTGAAGATCAACCTCCACGCCCGGCACTACTCCGTCCTCACCGCCGCCACCGGCGCCGAGGCACTGGACCTCGCCGGCCAGGAGTTCCCCGAAGCCGTGCTGCTCGACCTCGGCCTGCCCGACCTCGACGGCATGGACATCATCCGCGGCCTGCGCGCCTGGAGCACGGTGCCGATCATCGTCATCTCCGGGCGCGACAGCCCCACCGAGAAGATCAAGGCCCTCGACGCCGGCGCCGACGACTACCTGACCAAACCCTTCGTCGTGGAGGAGCTGATGGCCCGTCTCCGGGCGGTGCTGCGCCGCCCACCGGGGGAGGTGGCGCCGACCCGAGCCGTGATCGGCGGCCACGAGGTCGATGTCGCGGCGGCCACCGTGACCGGCCCCGACGGGCCCGTACGCCTCACCCCGACCGAGTGGAAGATCCTCGCCATGCTGGTGGCCAGCCCGGGCCGGCTGGTGCCCGGGAGGGAGATCCTGCGCGAGGTCTGGGGCCCCGAACAGGAAGAACACAGCAACTACCTACGCGTCTACCTCGCCACCCTGCGCCGCAAACTGGAACCCGACCCGGCCCGCCCCCGGTACCTGATCACCGAACCCAGAATCGGCTACCGGTACCAACCGTGA
- the trxA gene encoding thioredoxin, producing the protein MATVELTEKNFDEIAGGEGIVLVDFWAAWCGPCRMFAPVFERASQKHPDIVFGKIDAQAQQQLAAAFQISSIPTLMAVRDGVVLYAQPGALPEVALEDVIRRARAVDMDDVRQRIAASAV; encoded by the coding sequence ATGGCCACGGTCGAGCTGACCGAGAAGAACTTCGACGAGATCGCCGGCGGCGAGGGCATCGTGCTCGTGGACTTCTGGGCCGCCTGGTGCGGGCCGTGCCGGATGTTCGCACCCGTCTTCGAGCGTGCCTCGCAGAAGCACCCGGACATCGTGTTCGGCAAGATCGACGCCCAGGCGCAGCAGCAGCTCGCCGCCGCCTTCCAGATCTCCTCGATCCCGACCCTGATGGCGGTGCGCGACGGCGTCGTCCTCTACGCCCAGCCGGGCGCGCTGCCGGAGGTCGCATTGGAGGACGTGATCCGCCGGGCCCGCGCCGTGGACATGGACGACGTGCGTCAGCGGATCGCGGCATCCGCCGTGTAG
- a CDS encoding ABC transporter permease: protein MFLALRDLRFARGRFALMGAVVALIAVLGVLLSGLASGLADAGISGLRALPVTHMAFDEKATSEQFSRSTVEQEDWQAWSQAPGVKRAEPFGNTLANAQVTQGAEKGARVNLAVFGMAPDSSLAPSPSKGGGLKEGSAGIVITREIADLGVEIGDVLTADKSEVRLKVVGLVDESVSYGHIGVVYADLDTWRHLHYGLPGDLPEAASRQATAVALTLEPGADVAAVEKATGTLAETKEATFEASPGYAAESSTMALIKGFLYAISALVVGAFFTVWTVQRKPEIALLKALGAPTGYILRDALVQVVAVLVGATAVGTAVGLALGSAMIGKAPFSLSAPAIATSSGLLIVLGTVGAVVAVRRITAVDPLTALGATR from the coding sequence GTGTTCCTTGCCCTACGCGATCTGCGCTTCGCCCGCGGTCGCTTCGCCCTGATGGGCGCGGTGGTCGCGCTCATCGCCGTCCTCGGCGTCCTTCTGTCCGGACTCGCTTCCGGCCTGGCGGATGCCGGTATATCCGGTCTGCGCGCGCTGCCCGTGACCCACATGGCCTTCGACGAGAAGGCGACCAGCGAGCAGTTCTCCCGTTCGACCGTGGAGCAGGAGGACTGGCAGGCGTGGTCCCAGGCTCCGGGGGTGAAGAGGGCGGAGCCGTTCGGGAACACCCTGGCCAATGCCCAGGTGACCCAGGGTGCCGAGAAGGGCGCGCGGGTCAACCTCGCCGTCTTCGGCATGGCACCGGACTCCTCCCTGGCGCCCAGCCCCAGCAAGGGTGGGGGCCTGAAGGAGGGCAGTGCGGGCATCGTGATCACCCGGGAGATCGCCGACCTGGGTGTGGAGATCGGTGATGTGCTGACCGCGGACAAGAGCGAGGTTCGGCTGAAGGTCGTGGGACTGGTCGACGAGAGCGTCTCCTACGGTCACATCGGCGTCGTCTACGCCGATCTCGACACGTGGCGGCATCTGCACTACGGCCTGCCCGGCGACTTGCCCGAGGCCGCGAGCCGGCAGGCCACCGCCGTCGCCCTGACCCTGGAGCCGGGCGCCGACGTCGCTGCGGTGGAAAAGGCGACCGGGACCCTCGCCGAGACCAAGGAGGCCACGTTCGAGGCGTCGCCCGGCTACGCGGCCGAGTCGAGCACCATGGCCCTGATCAAGGGCTTCCTGTACGCCATCTCGGCCCTGGTCGTCGGCGCGTTCTTCACTGTCTGGACCGTGCAGCGTAAGCCCGAGATCGCCCTGCTGAAGGCGCTGGGCGCTCCCACCGGGTACATCCTGCGCGACGCGCTCGTCCAGGTCGTCGCCGTGCTCGTCGGCGCGACTGCCGTCGGCACCGCTGTCGGCCTGGCTCTGGGCAGCGCGATGATCGGCAAGGCTCCCTTCTCCCTCTCCGCCCCGGCCATCGCCACCTCCTCCGGCCTCCTCATCGTCCTCGGGACCGTGGGCGCCGTCGTCGCCGTCCGCCGCATCACCGCCGTCGACCCCCTGACCGCTCTGGGAGCCACCCGATGA
- a CDS encoding VOC family protein: MKPNRSIPASTVIPVLIYPDVREAVAWLDAAFGFAERVRIGEDHRAQLAFGDGAVIVGDVRHDRRPPRPGEVTHSVTVRVEDVSAHYERSREHGARIIMEPTDFDYGERQYTAEDLAGHQWTFSETLADVAPEEWGGTSVTTD; this comes from the coding sequence ATGAAGCCGAATCGCTCCATTCCGGCGTCGACGGTGATCCCCGTCCTGATCTATCCCGATGTGCGCGAGGCGGTCGCCTGGCTCGATGCAGCCTTCGGGTTTGCCGAGCGGGTGCGGATCGGCGAGGACCACCGCGCACAGCTCGCTTTCGGCGATGGGGCCGTGATCGTCGGCGATGTACGACATGATCGCCGCCCGCCACGCCCCGGCGAGGTCACACACTCGGTGACGGTGCGCGTGGAAGACGTTAGCGCTCACTACGAGCGGTCCCGGGAGCATGGCGCACGCATCATCATGGAACCGACCGATTTCGACTACGGCGAACGGCAGTACACCGCCGAGGACCTTGCGGGCCACCAGTGGACGTTCTCGGAGACGCTCGCAGACGTTGCCCCGGAGGAATGGGGCGGAACGTCCGTCACGACCGATTGA
- a CDS encoding ABC transporter ATP-binding protein: protein MTTPATNHRTAANTADSGGLRLDDVTLTLGDGDTAVTALGHVGLSVAPGEFVAVVGPSGSGKSSLLAVAGGLQRPTSGTVHIAGTELSALSDKERTAARRRHIGFVFQQSNLLASLTVREQILLPLHIDGRLDAAARVRADELIEAVGLTHRAGSRPHQLSGGERQRAGLARALMTSPAVLLVDEPTSALDRVRSAEAVRLIAEQTHERGTATVMVTHDTAIMDAADRVYEMVDGRLS, encoded by the coding sequence ATGACCACACCCGCCACCAACCACCGCACTGCCGCGAACACCGCAGACTCCGGCGGACTGCGCCTGGACGACGTCACCCTCACCCTCGGGGACGGCGATACCGCCGTCACCGCCCTCGGCCACGTCGGCCTGAGCGTCGCCCCCGGTGAGTTCGTCGCCGTTGTCGGCCCCTCCGGGTCGGGGAAGTCCAGCCTCCTCGCCGTCGCCGGCGGCCTCCAGCGGCCGACCTCGGGCACCGTGCACATCGCCGGTACCGAGCTGAGCGCCCTTTCGGACAAGGAACGCACGGCCGCCCGCCGTCGCCACATCGGCTTCGTCTTCCAGCAGTCGAACCTGCTGGCCTCCCTCACCGTCAGGGAGCAGATCCTGCTGCCCCTGCACATCGACGGCCGCCTCGACGCTGCGGCCCGGGTCCGCGCCGACGAGCTCATCGAAGCGGTCGGACTGACGCACCGCGCTGGTTCCCGTCCGCACCAGCTCTCCGGCGGTGAGCGCCAGCGCGCGGGCTTGGCCCGCGCGCTGATGACTTCCCCCGCGGTCCTGCTGGTGGACGAACCCACCTCGGCGCTGGACCGGGTGCGGTCCGCCGAGGCGGTGCGGCTGATCGCGGAGCAGACCCATGAGCGTGGCACGGCCACGGTCATGGTTACCCACGACACGGCGATAATGGATGCTGCCGACCGGGTGTACGAGATGGTCGACGGCCGCCTGTCCTGA
- a CDS encoding FAD:protein FMN transferase codes for MMNHDSPAAALSFPALGTTATLLTTEHRALADAETILLHELAAIDDACSRFRPDSELSRINARAGTPVTVSTMFAQAPTVALRAAELTDGAVDPTVGRAVLAIGYDRTFAAVRPEDATPLPVARPATGWHEVAWDPQARRLLLPRGTTLDLGATAKALAADRAAERAARATGRGVLVNLGGDLATAGPAPNGGWPVGVCDDHSSTGPGPVVTVTSGALATSGTGVRTWRRAGRTLHHIVDPATGRSTAPHWRTVTVAAASCVDANTASTAAIVLGPAATKWLAGTGLPARLVHVDGTVTRLGDWPHTPTGGHR; via the coding sequence ATGATGAACCATGACAGCCCCGCAGCGGCCCTCTCGTTCCCGGCGCTCGGCACCACCGCCACCCTGCTGACCACCGAACACCGCGCACTGGCCGATGCCGAAACGATCCTGCTCCACGAGCTGGCCGCCATCGACGACGCATGCAGCCGGTTCCGCCCGGACTCCGAACTGAGCCGGATCAACGCACGCGCCGGCACCCCCGTCACAGTGAGCACAATGTTCGCGCAGGCTCCCACCGTCGCCCTGCGCGCCGCCGAACTGACCGACGGCGCCGTGGACCCCACCGTCGGGCGGGCCGTCCTCGCCATCGGCTACGACCGGACGTTCGCCGCCGTACGGCCCGAGGACGCCACGCCCCTGCCCGTCGCCCGCCCTGCCACCGGCTGGCACGAAGTCGCCTGGGACCCGCAGGCCCGGAGGCTGCTGCTCCCGCGCGGGACGACGCTGGACCTGGGCGCCACCGCCAAGGCCCTGGCCGCGGACCGCGCCGCCGAACGCGCGGCCCGCGCCACCGGCAGGGGCGTGCTGGTCAACCTCGGCGGCGACCTCGCCACCGCCGGTCCCGCACCGAACGGAGGCTGGCCCGTCGGAGTCTGCGACGACCACTCCTCCACCGGGCCCGGCCCGGTCGTCACCGTCACCTCCGGCGCCCTGGCCACCTCCGGCACGGGCGTGCGGACCTGGCGGCGAGCGGGCCGAACCTTGCACCACATCGTCGACCCCGCCACCGGCCGCTCCACCGCGCCCCACTGGCGAACCGTCACCGTCGCCGCCGCCAGCTGCGTGGACGCCAACACCGCCAGCACTGCCGCCATCGTGCTCGGCCCGGCGGCCACGAAATGGCTGGCCGGGACCGGCCTGCCCGCCCGGCTGGTCCACGTCGACGGCACCGTCACCCGGCTCGGCGACTGGCCCCACACCCCGACGGGAGGCCACCGGTGA
- a CDS encoding OsmC family protein translates to MTEPVQGTPPVDSDAVLPPGRIRIEHLSGDRYEIVVRGHRLVVDQPVEAGGQDAGPTPTELFAASLASCVAFYAGRYLARHGVDPKGLRVDAGFTMATDRPARVTEVTLTVKAPEGLAPARYDALLAVASHCTVHNTLHQPPAVRIEMTPSDGPE, encoded by the coding sequence GTGACCGAACCTGTACAGGGCACCCCACCCGTTGACTCCGACGCGGTACTCCCCCCGGGCCGGATCCGGATCGAGCACCTTTCCGGAGACCGCTACGAGATCGTGGTGCGCGGCCACCGGCTCGTGGTGGACCAGCCGGTCGAGGCCGGCGGCCAGGACGCCGGCCCCACCCCGACCGAACTGTTCGCGGCGTCGCTCGCCTCGTGCGTGGCGTTCTACGCCGGCCGCTACCTTGCCCGACACGGCGTCGACCCGAAAGGGCTGCGGGTGGACGCCGGCTTCACGATGGCCACCGACCGCCCCGCCCGGGTCACCGAGGTGACCCTCACCGTGAAGGCGCCGGAGGGCCTGGCCCCCGCCCGGTACGACGCACTGCTCGCCGTCGCCTCGCACTGCACCGTCCACAACACGCTCCACCAGCCCCCCGCCGTCCGCATCGAGATGACCCCGTCCGACGGACCGGAATAG
- a CDS encoding sensor histidine kinase yields the protein MDEVVQDRVAAWEPVALEHGIHLGSRCRAPGPVALGAGHLEQILDNLLANALDAVAEGGTVTIDSDPARDTVRVRVVDDGPGMSPKARAVAFHRFGNPQARGSGLGLAIVHRLVTANGRTVRLEDTPGGGLTAVLDLPRWRERRNAPTGGPTAGPGTSTSP from the coding sequence GTGGACGAGGTGGTGCAGGACCGGGTGGCCGCCTGGGAGCCGGTGGCCCTGGAACACGGCATCCATCTCGGGTCGCGGTGCCGTGCGCCCGGGCCGGTCGCACTCGGAGCCGGCCACCTGGAGCAGATCCTGGACAACCTGCTGGCCAACGCCCTGGACGCCGTGGCCGAGGGCGGAACGGTCACGATCGACAGTGACCCGGCCCGGGACACCGTACGAGTGCGGGTGGTCGACGACGGCCCCGGCATGAGTCCGAAGGCCAGGGCCGTCGCCTTCCACCGGTTCGGCAACCCGCAGGCCCGCGGCAGCGGGCTGGGCCTTGCCATCGTGCACCGGCTGGTCACCGCCAACGGCCGCACCGTCCGCCTGGAGGACACCCCCGGCGGAGGACTGACCGCCGTCCTCGACCTGCCACGGTGGCGGGAGCGGCGCAACGCCCCGACGGGTGGGCCGACGGCCGGGCCCGGGACAAGCACCTCGCCGTGA
- a CDS encoding MMPL family transporter encodes MNHPDTSLAKPPTPAPPGPPGRAGLLGRLGAWSAEHFKAVLVGWLLVVVALGAFAPQVTSALSGAGWQANGSESVKVRQLAEQHFAGNASSALQIVVAADRPVTDPAVQQVIGKAEAVAAADPRISTVVPPQPGTTISQDGRTAILLTGAKANPDDMVRAADDLKGPLNALSTAGVSVHATGASVLWSDFNKANHDAMMKSEIMSWPVTLAILVLAFGSLVAAGLPLLLTMAGLAASAGSLVLISHLFPVSIWAMNFAMMFALALGIDYALFLVVRFRSARMGRSLSSADAVAETMDTAGKAVLLSGATVLVSLSAVMLVPSPAFRSMAGGIMLAVLFVLAATLTLLPAVLGKLGHRVDALALPWVKTGEHRSPRFAAWGERLWKHPFRYGALALAALIALAAPVIGLRTAMPSITVIPDHDSARAGYTAVQQAFGPGAPGTLQIITPSGQAASVGAQIAHTPGIAGVMPAQSAADGSDRSMIQAVPTVDPSSPQLGSTVHTLRAELPHDTLVGGAAVENLDLQHLLTQKTPLVIGVVMGLGFLLLLIALRAPLISALGTAASLLSTGAAFGVARLVFQDGHGAGLLGFKSQGFLDGWAPVFFFAMIFAIAMDYTVFLLASAKEHYERSGDPKEAMVGALAHSGRVIFAAAGVMVAVFFTFAISGPLPPKEMGIVLGVAVLLDAALVRLVLLPVILRLTGRAAWRTPAWLDRVLPKISFSHG; translated from the coding sequence GTGAACCACCCGGACACATCCCTCGCCAAGCCCCCCACCCCGGCGCCGCCCGGTCCTCCAGGCCGTGCCGGCCTCCTGGGCCGCCTCGGCGCCTGGTCGGCCGAGCACTTCAAGGCCGTACTCGTGGGATGGCTGCTCGTCGTGGTCGCGCTCGGCGCCTTCGCCCCACAGGTCACCAGCGCCCTCTCCGGCGCCGGCTGGCAGGCCAACGGCTCCGAGTCGGTCAAGGTCCGCCAACTGGCGGAACAGCACTTCGCGGGCAACGCCTCCTCCGCCCTGCAGATCGTCGTCGCCGCCGACCGGCCGGTCACCGACCCCGCCGTCCAGCAGGTCATCGGCAAGGCCGAGGCCGTCGCGGCCGCCGACCCGCGGATCTCCACCGTCGTCCCGCCCCAGCCCGGCACCACCATCAGCCAGGATGGCCGCACCGCCATCCTGCTCACCGGCGCCAAGGCCAACCCCGACGACATGGTCCGCGCCGCCGACGACCTCAAGGGTCCGCTGAACGCCCTGTCCACCGCCGGTGTCAGCGTGCACGCCACCGGCGCCTCCGTGCTGTGGAGCGACTTCAACAAGGCCAACCACGACGCCATGATGAAGTCAGAGATCATGTCCTGGCCGGTCACCCTGGCCATCCTGGTCCTCGCCTTCGGCTCCCTGGTCGCCGCCGGACTGCCCCTGCTGCTCACCATGGCCGGCCTCGCCGCCTCCGCCGGCTCGCTGGTGCTGATCAGCCACCTCTTCCCGGTCTCGATCTGGGCGATGAACTTCGCCATGATGTTCGCCCTCGCGCTCGGCATCGACTACGCGCTCTTCCTGGTCGTCCGCTTCCGCAGCGCCCGCATGGGGCGCTCGCTGAGCAGCGCCGACGCGGTCGCGGAGACGATGGACACAGCGGGCAAGGCCGTGCTGCTCTCCGGCGCGACCGTGCTGGTCAGCCTGTCAGCCGTGATGCTCGTGCCGTCCCCGGCGTTCCGCTCGATGGCCGGCGGCATCATGCTCGCCGTCCTGTTCGTCCTCGCCGCCACCCTCACCCTGCTGCCCGCCGTCCTCGGCAAGCTCGGCCACCGCGTCGACGCCCTCGCCCTGCCCTGGGTGAAGACCGGCGAACACCGCTCACCGCGCTTCGCCGCCTGGGGCGAACGCCTGTGGAAGCACCCCTTCCGCTACGGCGCCCTGGCGCTGGCCGCCCTGATCGCCCTCGCCGCACCGGTCATCGGCCTGCGGACCGCGATGCCGTCCATCACCGTCATCCCCGACCACGACAGCGCCCGCGCCGGCTACACCGCCGTCCAGCAGGCCTTCGGCCCCGGCGCCCCCGGCACCCTGCAGATCATCACCCCCAGCGGACAGGCCGCCTCGGTCGGCGCGCAGATCGCCCACACCCCCGGCATCGCCGGCGTCATGCCCGCCCAGAGCGCCGCCGACGGCTCCGACCGGTCGATGATCCAGGCCGTCCCGACCGTCGACCCGTCCAGCCCCCAGCTCGGCTCCACCGTGCACACGCTGCGCGCCGAACTCCCGCACGACACCCTGGTCGGCGGCGCGGCCGTCGAGAACCTCGACCTGCAGCACCTGCTCACCCAGAAGACCCCGCTGGTCATCGGCGTGGTCATGGGCCTGGGCTTCCTGCTGCTGCTGATCGCGTTGCGCGCGCCGCTGATCTCCGCGCTCGGCACCGCCGCCAGCCTGCTCTCCACCGGTGCCGCGTTCGGCGTCGCCCGGCTGGTCTTCCAGGACGGCCACGGCGCCGGGCTGCTCGGCTTCAAGTCGCAGGGGTTCCTGGACGGCTGGGCGCCGGTGTTCTTCTTCGCGATGATCTTCGCCATCGCGATGGACTACACCGTCTTCCTGCTCGCCTCCGCCAAGGAGCACTACGAGCGCAGCGGTGACCCCAAGGAGGCGATGGTGGGCGCGCTCGCCCACTCCGGCCGGGTGATCTTCGCGGCGGCCGGCGTCATGGTCGCGGTCTTCTTCACCTTCGCGATCTCCGGCCCGCTGCCGCCCAAGGAGATGGGCATCGTCCTGGGCGTCGCCGTCCTCCTCGACGCCGCCCTGGTCCGCCTCGTCCTGCTCCCGGTCATCCTCCGGCTGACCGGCCGGGCCGCCTGGCGCACCCCGGCCTGGCTCGACCGGGTCCTGCCGAAGATCTCCTTCTCTCACGGCTGA